From the Anguilla anguilla isolate fAngAng1 chromosome 8, fAngAng1.pri, whole genome shotgun sequence genome, one window contains:
- the krit1 gene encoding LOW QUALITY PROTEIN: krev interaction trapped protein 1 (The sequence of the model RefSeq protein was modified relative to this genomic sequence to represent the inferred CDS: deleted 1 base in 1 codon): MGDKHNAEDVFIVVIRPKNIVSLNCKEYKAKAYEILLIEVPLEGKEKRRKKVLLGTKIQADSDISRSILEYVDETTKPISNNQGFIGKRVVHMKKFPLDGESAGKEASLFIVPINVKDNSKPICSPGAPSFYCLQDIMRVCNETSTHFSSMTSKMLLALDKWLAEQHMVPHAIPALFRPPPADRVKMDVGNPAYGTESKQHDVTLHVGYTALEIKSKMMSLEKADMCIQNPLYGSDLQYTNRVDKVIINPYFGLGAPDYSKIQIPKREKWQHSVSNVADDKERQWVDDFPLHRSACEGDTDLLSKLLDSGFSVKQLDSDHWAPIHYACWYGKVEATKMLLEKGNCNPNLLNGQLSSPLHFAAGGGHSEIVQLLLQHPEIDRHIEDQQKRSPLQVCEENKQNEWEEAAKLLQQANNKPYEKVRIYRMDGSYRSVELKHGNNTSVRQIMEGMRLSQETQQYFTIWICSENLNLQLKPYHKPLQHLRIWTEIVSDLTVLDPQRETPQLFLRRDVCLPLDVEKKVEDPLSILILFDEARHCLLKGFYPSPDSKLITLAGLLLQIIYGNYESKKHKQGFLNEENLKSIVPISKVKSKAHHWTNRILHEYKNLSTSEGVSKEMHHLQRLFLLNCWDIPTYGAAFFTGQVFTKASSSNHKVIHVYVAVNAKGLHLMNMETKMLLISLKYGTFMWQLGQADQYFHTHSPENKINFIVHTKQAGLVVKLLMKLGGQITPNDRHLDKYAYV, translated from the exons ATGGGTGACAAGCATAACGCTGAGGATGTGTTTATCGTTGTCATTCGCCCGAAGAATATAGTCAGCCTGAACTGCAAAGAATACAAAGCTAAAGCTTATGAA ATACTTTTGATAGAAGTCCCTCTAGAaggaaaggagaagagaaggaagaAGGTTCTGTTGGGGACCAAAATCCAAGCAGACAGTGACATTTCCAGGTCTATTCTGGAATATGTTGATGAAACAACCAAACCTATATCCAACAACCAGGGTTTCATAG GAAAGCGTGTGGTGCACATGAAGAAATTCCCTCTCGATGGGGAAAGTGCGGGAAAAGAAGCCTCTTTATTTATTGTGCCAATCAATGTCAAAG ACAACAGTAAGCCCATATGCAGTCCTGGGGCTCCAAGTTTCTATTGTCTTCAAGATATCATGCGTGTGTGCAATGAGACCAGCACCCACTTCTCGTCCATGACATCCAAGATGCTTCTAGCCTTGGACAA GTGGCTGGCAGAGCAGCACATGGTTCCTCACGCCATCCCCGCCCTgttcaga ccccccccagcagacaGGGTGAAGATGGACGTCGGCAACCCGGCTTACGGCACGGAAAGCAAGCAGCACGACGTGACGCTCCACGTGGGCTACACGGCCCTCGAGATCAAGAGCAAGATGATGTCCCTGGAGAAGGCGGACATGTGCATCCAGAACCCTCTCTATGGCTCCGATCTGCAGTACACAAACCGA GTGGATAAGGTCATCATTAACCCCTACTTCGGCCTGGGCGCTCCGGACTACTCCAAAATACAGATTCCAAAGAGGGAGAAGTGGCAGCACAGCGTGAGCAACGTGGCAGACGACAA GGAACGGCAGTGGGTGGACGATTTCCCGCTGCACCGGAGTGCGTGTGAAGGCGACACGGACCTGCTTTCCAAACTGCTGGACAGCGGCTTCTCCGTCAAACAGCTGGACAGTGACCACTGGGCCCCCATTCACTATGCGTGCTG GTACGGTAAGGTGGAGGCCACCAAGATGTTGCTGGAGAAGGGGAACTGCAACCCCAACCTGCTGAACGGGCAGCTGAGCTCGCCCCTGCACTTTGCGGCTGGTGGGGGCCACTCTGAGATTGTCCAGCTCCTTCTGCAGCACCCCGAAATAGACAGG CACATTGAAGATCAGCAGAAAAGATCCCCGTTGCAAGTCTGCGAGGAGAACAAGCAGAACGAATGGGAGGAGGCAGCGAAACTGCTCCAGCAAGCCAATAACAAGCCC TATGAGAAGGTGCGGATCTATCGCATGGACGGGTCGTACCGCTCGGTGGAGCTGAAGCACGGGAACAACACGTCGGTCCGGCAGATCATGGAGGGCATGCGGCTGTCTCAGGAGACCCAGCAGTACTTCACCATCTGGATCTGCTCCGAGAACCTAA ACCTGCAGCTGAAGCCGTACCACAAGCCCCTGCAGCACCTGCGCATTTGGACGGAGATCGTCTCGGACCTCACCGTGCTGGACCCCCAGCGCGAGACGCCCCAGCTCTTCCTGCGCAGGGACGTCTGCCTCCCTCTGGACGTGGAGAAGAAG GTTGAAGACCCGCTGTCCATCCTCATCCTGTTCGACGAGGCTCGGCACTGCCTGCTGAAGGGGTTTTACCCCTCGCCCGACAGCAAGCTCATCACGCTGGCcggcctgctgctgcagatCATCTACGGAAACTACGAGAGCAAGAAACACAAGCAGGGGTTTCTCAA tgAGGAAAATCTGAAATCCATCGTTCCAATATCCAAGGTAAAGAGCAAAGCACACCATTGGACGAACAGGATTCTTCATGAATAcaag AACCTCAGCACGAGTGAGGGGGTGAGCAAGGAGATGCACCACCTCCAGCGCCTGTTCCTCCTGAACTGCTGGGACATCCCCACCTACGGCGCCGCCTTCTTCACCGGCCAGGTCTTCACCAAGGCCAGCTCCAGCAACCACAAGGTCATCCACGTCTACGTCGCGGTCAACGCCAAGGGCCTGCACCTGATGAACATGGAGACCAAG ATGCTACTCATAAGCCTGAAGTACGGGACCTTCATGTGGCAGCTGGGTCAGGCGGACCAGTACTTCCACACCCACAGcccagaaaacaaaatcaactTCATCGTGCACACCAAGCAG GCTGGTCTGGTTGTGAAGCTCCTAATGAAGTTGGGCGGACAAATAACACCGAATGACCGACACTTGGACAAGTATGCATATGTATAA
- the LOC118234302 gene encoding CXADR-like membrane protein, with protein sequence MRAANSARAFLFLQIILSSFAKTPTVRLSIPEGHYMILICPGHEPTDSAPPEWRDGDGRVLATKQGHTAASAKAGRYSLLTDGSLFVRDLQPGDSGEFRCGDQVAADVEVLTGEEYAVSAGRTVLLPCKVTDKQKQKWTFRKSKRSERRTVFVRFRNGTLRKEAEDPRNRLSHTKDNSLHISDLRPSDAGEYWCNGKKAAVLTVRTENPDYTNRTAFTTEETDTETDVPENDDSDHDSVSTAVLIGLGVLILLAGLLIFLVMNRKRNRKGDRRGIDQLDSMGPADGARHPVTMATEEPQNKTQGDPTIEAGDIHYASLGRQNWRERPHTQGERHHVIYSTVAGGPV encoded by the exons ATGAGGGCCGCCAACTCCGCTAGagctttcttatttttacaaattattcTCTCCTCGTTTGCGAAGACCCCGACGG tgaggCTTTCCATTCCCGAGGGTCATTACATGATCCTGATCTGCCCTGGCCACGAGCCcacagactccgcccccccggAGTGGAGAGACGGGGACGGACGGGTCCTGGCCACCAAGCAGGGGCACACGGCAGCCAGCGCTAAAGCGGGCAGGTACAGCCTCCTGACGGACGGCTCCCTCTTCGTCAGAGACCTCCAGCCGGGGGATTCCGGAGAGTTCCGCTGCGGCGACCAGGTGGCGGCCGATGTGGAGGTCCTGACAG GTGAAGAGTACGCGGTCAGCGCCGGCAGAACCGTGCTGCTCCCCTGCAAAGTCACcgacaaacagaaacagaagtgGACGTTCCGGAAGAGCAAGCGTTCGGAACGCCGGACCGTCTTTGTCAGGTTTCGGAACGGAACGCTGAGGAAGGAGGCCGAAGACCCGCGGAACCGCCTCTCGCACACGAAGGATAACTCGCTCCACATATCCGACCTCCGGCCCAGCGACGCGGGGGAATACTGGTGCAACGGCAAAAAGGCGGCCGTTTTAACCGTGAGGACAG AGAATCCAGATTACACAAATCGAACTGCATTTACAACTGAGGAGACTGACACAG agACAGACGTGCCTGAAAATGACGATTCGGACCATGACAGCG tatCGACGGCTGTCCTCATTGGCTTGGGCGTCCTCATTCTTCTGGCCGGCTTGTTGATCTTTCTGGTGatgaacaggaagaggaacaggAAAG GAGACAGACGGGGAATCGACCAGCTTGACTCCATGGGACCGGCTGATGGGG CCAGACATCCTGTTACCATGGCTACTGAAGAAccacagaacaaaacacag GGAGACCCCACGATCGAAGCAGGCGACATTCATTACGCCTCTCTGGGCCGTCAGAACTGGAGAGAGAGGCCGCACACTCAGGGCGAGAGACACCATGTGATCTACTCCACTGTGGCTGGAGGGCCAGTTTAG